A single window of Sulfitobacter sp. JL08 DNA harbors:
- a CDS encoding PqiB family protein has protein sequence MTQMPPEPLTEPARRALWQRASIVWILPFLALLIALGVAWQTYVDRGPLIEIEFESGAGVTAGTTELRYRDVTVGVVEKVRFSDGLGAVVFSVRLDKDIAPFVDAGSQFWVVRPEVTARGVTGLDTVLSGVFIEGSWDSTINTPQTQFRGLNETPLIRPGEVGLQIALRTTANSSLTDNAPILYRGIEVGRVGRARVSPRSGLAVAEAIIYEPHHLLITDATRFWDASGFDLSLSTSGAEINFSSLASLVSGGITFDTIVSGGETVQDGAVFQVYAEESDARESIFNAGEVDALLLTVVFRDNVAGLTVGSPVELQGIRIGEVSSLAGTVSRDETGRREVQLNATLSIQPAKLGLPGDADARAALAFLQEQVRSGLRTRLASASLLTGGLKVELVALDDMPEARIDTTAEPFPVLPSVEGNLSDVAATAEGVLTRINNLPIEELLASAIDFLDATKGLIANEDLQGAPAELRALLGDARSFVGSDAMQQVPVQLSATLERLETLMAQIEAQETVERLLAAVDAAAAAAGSVETAVAGAPALMSRIEAVAAKAENLKLEELVSEVTDLVDAAEALIGSEDTAGLPAALTAALVEVEATLAELREGGAIDNANKALASAQAAADAVAVSVQDLPAMMDRMSQVLTQLSTTLADYDENSALNRDARAALREINSAAKAFESLARTIERNPNSLLIGR, from the coding sequence ATGACCCAAATGCCGCCAGAACCCTTGACCGAACCGGCCCGGCGCGCGTTGTGGCAACGCGCCTCGATTGTGTGGATATTGCCGTTTCTGGCGCTGCTCATCGCGTTGGGGGTGGCATGGCAAACCTACGTGGATCGCGGCCCTCTGATCGAGATCGAATTTGAAAGCGGTGCCGGGGTGACGGCGGGCACCACCGAATTACGCTATCGCGATGTGACGGTCGGTGTCGTCGAAAAGGTGCGCTTTTCCGACGGGCTGGGCGCGGTCGTGTTCTCTGTCCGGCTGGACAAGGATATTGCCCCGTTTGTCGATGCCGGATCACAGTTCTGGGTGGTGCGCCCCGAAGTGACGGCGCGCGGCGTGACAGGACTGGACACAGTGCTAAGCGGTGTTTTCATCGAAGGGTCATGGGACAGCACGATAAACACGCCGCAAACGCAGTTTCGCGGCCTGAACGAAACACCCCTGATCCGCCCGGGCGAGGTTGGGTTACAGATCGCCCTGCGCACAACGGCCAACAGCAGCCTGACAGACAACGCCCCAATCCTGTATCGCGGCATCGAAGTGGGCCGTGTGGGGCGTGCGCGCGTGTCACCGCGCAGCGGCTTGGCCGTGGCCGAAGCGATCATTTATGAACCGCACCACCTTTTGATCACCGATGCAACGCGGTTCTGGGATGCATCAGGCTTTGATCTGTCACTGTCGACGAGCGGCGCGGAAATCAACTTTTCCTCGCTTGCGTCACTGGTGTCGGGCGGGATCACATTTGATACCATCGTGTCAGGCGGCGAAACGGTGCAGGATGGCGCGGTGTTTCAGGTCTATGCAGAAGAGTCGGACGCAAGAGAAAGCATCTTCAATGCGGGCGAGGTTGACGCGCTTTTGCTGACAGTGGTGTTTCGCGACAATGTCGCGGGCCTGACCGTCGGATCACCTGTTGAACTGCAAGGCATCCGGATCGGTGAGGTCAGCAGCCTTGCCGGCACCGTCAGTCGCGATGAAACGGGAAGACGCGAGGTTCAATTGAACGCCACGCTGTCGATCCAGCCTGCCAAACTGGGCCTGCCCGGCGATGCGGATGCGCGTGCCGCGCTGGCGTTCCTGCAGGAACAGGTGCGGTCCGGTTTGCGCACGCGTCTGGCCAGCGCCAGTCTTTTGACAGGCGGGTTGAAGGTGGAACTGGTTGCGCTTGATGACATGCCCGAGGCGCGGATCGACACCACGGCCGAACCGTTTCCGGTCCTGCCCAGTGTCGAAGGCAACCTGTCGGATGTTGCCGCCACTGCCGAAGGCGTCCTGACCCGGATCAACAACCTGCCGATCGAAGAATTGCTGGCCAGTGCCATTGATTTTCTGGATGCCACCAAAGGGTTGATCGCCAACGAAGACCTGCAGGGCGCGCCCGCCGAATTGCGCGCGCTGTTGGGGGATGCGCGTAGTTTTGTCGGGTCGGACGCAATGCAACAGGTGCCGGTGCAATTGTCCGCCACACTGGAACGTCTTGAAACCCTGATGGCGCAGATCGAAGCGCAAGAAACGGTCGAGCGGTTGCTGGCGGCTGTTGATGCAGCCGCGGCCGCCGCTGGCAGCGTGGAAACCGCCGTGGCCGGTGCGCCCGCCCTGATGTCACGGATCGAGGCTGTCGCCGCCAAGGCCGAGAACCTCAAGCTGGAAGAACTGGTCAGCGAGGTGACAGACCTTGTTGATGCGGCCGAGGCGCTGATCGGATCCGAAGACACCGCCGGCTTGCCTGCTGCGCTGACGGCCGCCCTTGTCGAGGTCGAGGCAACATTGGCCGAATTGCGCGAAGGCGGCGCGATCGACAATGCCAACAAGGCTCTGGCCTCGGCGCAGGCGGCGGCGGATGCGGTGGCCGTTTCGGTACAGGATCTGCCGGCGATGATGGATCGCATGTCGCAAGTGCTGACGCAGTTGAGCACGACACTGGCGGATTACGATGAAAACTCGGCGCTGAACCGCGATGCCCGCGCCGCCCTGCGCGAGATCAATTCAGCCGCCAAGGCGTTTGAATCCCTTGCCCGTACCATTGAACGCAACCCCAATTCGCTTTTGATAGGACGCTGA
- a CDS encoding PqiC family protein produces the protein MMFRTLAAALCVATVLSACSTPTTFVQVPPAPVTERVNIAFRSVEVRAVSLPTYAASEEIYGQGADGVLASATSARWADVPERAITLGLSRNLAELTGARVAPEPWPFDARPAATVDVRFEDLLAGANGVFRTSGQYFVSSESGRERSGLFRLDVPYDVAAGPDAIAQARARVILDLATLIARKAL, from the coding sequence ATGATGTTTAGAACACTTGCCGCGGCCCTTTGTGTTGCTACCGTCCTGTCGGCCTGTTCGACACCCACAACCTTTGTTCAGGTTCCGCCCGCACCGGTGACCGAACGTGTAAACATTGCGTTCCGCTCGGTCGAGGTGCGCGCGGTGTCCCTGCCAACCTATGCCGCATCAGAAGAAATTTACGGGCAGGGTGCGGATGGCGTGCTGGCCAGTGCAACAAGCGCGCGTTGGGCTGACGTGCCCGAACGCGCCATCACGCTGGGACTTAGCCGCAATCTGGCGGAACTGACCGGTGCGCGGGTGGCACCGGAACCATGGCCCTTTGATGCACGCCCCGCCGCAACGGTGGATGTGCGGTTCGAAGATCTGCTGGCCGGCGCAAACGGCGTGTTTCGCACCTCGGGGCAGTATTTTGTCTCTTCCGAAAGCGGGCGCGAACGCTCTGGCCTGTTCCGTCTGGACGTTCCTTATGATGTTGCGGCAGGGCCGGATGCCATCGCGCAGGCGCGCGCGCGTGTAATCCTTGATCTGGCGACCCTGATCGCGCGCAAGGCACTTTAA
- a CDS encoding aspartate/glutamate racemase family protein, translating into MTTFLGGKTIYGASLGILMLDTRFPRIPGDTGNAQTWPFPVQYRIVRDASPENVVLKDPGALLDRFIVAGRELVDSGCDGITTTCGFLSLLQSELSAALDVPVATSSLMQVPMVAATLPPGKRVGILTISPDTLTPAHLKAANVAPDTPVMGTAPDTQFARAILRDLPEMDFAQCREDLCTAALNLTGAHPDLGAIVLECTNMVPYADDIRRLTGLPVYSIYSFACWFQAGLIPRSFPLNLTDARPR; encoded by the coding sequence ATGACAACATTTTTAGGCGGCAAAACCATTTACGGGGCCAGTCTGGGTATCCTGATGCTCGACACCCGTTTTCCCCGAATTCCGGGCGATACGGGCAACGCACAGACATGGCCGTTTCCGGTGCAGTATCGCATCGTGCGCGATGCCAGCCCTGAAAACGTCGTTCTGAAAGACCCCGGCGCCCTCTTGGACCGGTTCATCGTTGCGGGGCGCGAACTGGTGGACAGCGGCTGCGACGGGATCACGACGACCTGCGGGTTTCTGTCACTGCTTCAGAGCGAACTGTCTGCGGCGCTGGACGTTCCCGTGGCCACATCATCGCTGATGCAGGTGCCCATGGTGGCGGCCACCCTACCCCCCGGAAAACGCGTCGGCATCCTGACGATTTCACCCGACACGCTGACACCGGCCCATCTGAAGGCAGCCAATGTCGCACCCGACACGCCGGTGATGGGAACCGCCCCCGACACACAATTCGCGCGCGCCATTTTACGGGATTTGCCGGAAATGGATTTCGCCCAGTGCCGCGAAGACCTGTGTACGGCGGCGTTGAACCTGACAGGGGCGCACCCCGATCTGGGGGCCATTGTGCTGGAATGCACCAACATGGTGCCCTACGCCGATGACATCCGCCGCCTGACGGGCCTGCCGGTCTATTCGATCTACAGTTTTGCCTGCTGGTTTCAGGCCGGCCTGATCCCGCGCAGCTTTCCGCTGAACCTTACGGATGCGCGCCCGCGTTAA
- a CDS encoding winged helix DNA-binding protein, whose translation MTDHTLGPIVSSAHLATGAFPELSEFEFGLILAGNAFNRWVVRAMSAAGYPDLSALEVLVLHTIRHRDRAKKLADICHVLNIEDTHTVNYALKKLIKAGLVQDVRKGKEKSVMPTETGRAACDRYREIREALLLRALGDLGVDPDRVSDLSALLRLMSGQYDQASRAATAY comes from the coding sequence ATGACTGATCATACCCTTGGACCCATTGTTTCGTCTGCGCACCTGGCCACAGGTGCCTTTCCCGAACTGTCGGAATTCGAATTCGGCCTGATCCTTGCGGGTAATGCGTTCAACCGGTGGGTTGTGCGCGCCATGTCCGCCGCGGGGTATCCGGATCTTTCCGCGCTTGAGGTTCTGGTGCTGCACACGATCCGCCACCGCGACCGCGCCAAGAAACTGGCCGATATCTGCCACGTGCTGAACATCGAAGACACCCATACCGTGAACTATGCCTTGAAAAAGCTGATCAAGGCGGGGCTGGTTCAGGATGTGCGCAAGGGCAAGGAAAAATCGGTAATGCCGACAGAAACCGGCCGTGCCGCCTGTGACCGGTACCGCGAAATCCGCGAGGCGCTGTTGCTGCGCGCGCTTGGCGATCTGGGCGTGGACCCCGACCGCGTCAGCGATCTGTCGGCCCTTTTGCGCCTGATGTCAGGGCAATACGATCAGGCATCACGGGCGGCGACCGCCTATTAG
- a CDS encoding NAD(P)/FAD-dependent oxidoreductase, which translates to MTEHVIIIGAGIVGVSTAIWLRRYDVNVTLVDRAAPGQGTSYGNAGVLAACSMVPVTAPGLIGKAPGLLMNPEFPLFLRWGYLPRLMPWLRKYMAHANDADTRRIAAGLTPIVADTVDQHKALAQGTLAKDWITDSDYNFAYADKAAFEADSYTWALRARAGFEPVLITGRDVQEYDPNLSPDITCLALMKDHGFIRDPGGYVAALAQAFTDMGGQVRQADVLDFEFEDGRISAVLTDQGAMPCDRAVLASGVWSKPLMAKLGLNIPLETERGYHIVYEGANGGPRAPTMVASGKFVATPMAAGLRCAGIVEFGGLKAGPSKAPLALLRRQVARIFPNLTATSEVEWLGHRPAPSDSLPLIGEIGTKGVYTAFGHHHIGLTGGPKTGRLVADILTGRSPNIDLQPYAPQRFDA; encoded by the coding sequence GTGACGGAACACGTGATCATCATCGGGGCAGGCATCGTTGGCGTTTCAACCGCCATCTGGTTGCGCCGGTATGATGTGAACGTCACTTTGGTGGATCGCGCCGCCCCGGGGCAGGGCACATCCTATGGCAATGCAGGTGTATTGGCGGCCTGTTCCATGGTGCCCGTCACCGCACCCGGCCTGATCGGCAAGGCACCTGGATTGTTGATGAACCCAGAATTTCCGCTGTTCCTGCGCTGGGGATATCTGCCCAGACTGATGCCGTGGTTGCGCAAGTACATGGCGCACGCCAATGACGCAGACACAAGACGCATCGCTGCCGGACTGACCCCGATTGTCGCGGACACCGTTGACCAGCACAAGGCGCTGGCGCAGGGAACGCTGGCAAAAGACTGGATAACCGACAGCGATTACAATTTCGCCTATGCCGACAAGGCCGCGTTTGAGGCCGACAGCTACACTTGGGCCTTGCGCGCCCGGGCGGGCTTTGAACCGGTTCTGATCACAGGGCGCGACGTGCAGGAATATGATCCGAACCTGTCGCCCGACATCACCTGCCTTGCCTTGATGAAAGACCACGGCTTCATCCGCGATCCCGGCGGCTATGTGGCGGCGCTGGCGCAGGCATTTACCGATATGGGCGGGCAGGTCCGGCAGGCCGACGTTCTGGATTTCGAATTCGAAGACGGACGGATTTCGGCCGTGCTGACGGATCAGGGGGCGATGCCCTGTGACCGGGCGGTGCTGGCCTCGGGCGTCTGGTCAAAACCGCTGATGGCCAAGCTTGGCCTGAATATCCCGCTGGAAACCGAACGCGGCTATCACATTGTTTACGAGGGCGCGAATGGTGGCCCCCGGGCGCCGACGATGGTGGCCAGCGGAAAATTCGTCGCCACCCCGATGGCTGCGGGTTTGCGCTGTGCCGGAATTGTTGAATTCGGCGGACTGAAGGCCGGCCCGTCCAAGGCACCGCTGGCCCTGCTGCGTCGTCAGGTGGCGCGCATCTTTCCCAACCTGACAGCCACTTCAGAAGTGGAATGGCTGGGCCACCGGCCAGCCCCCAGCGACAGCCTGCCCCTGATCGGCGAAATCGGCACCAAAGGCGTTTATACCGCCTTTGGCCACCATCACATCGGTTTGACCGGGGGGCCAAAAACCGGGCGTCTGGTGGCCGATATCCTGACAGGGCGTAGCCCCAACATTGACTTGCAACCCTACGCGCCGCAAAGATTTGACGCATAA
- a CDS encoding TRAP transporter substrate-binding protein, with the protein MKTVKTTAALMAASALTATAAMAETWDMPLAYSATNFHSENAAKFGECVTAGTGGEIEIVTHPSGSLFKGADIKRAIQTGQVPIGERLLSGHQNENAVFGFDSVPFLATSFDASGKLYDAAKPALDKILADQNLTILYSVPWPPQGLYFKKEVNSVADMEGIKFRSYNNATARLAELTGMLPVTIEAAEISQAFATGVAESMISSGATGYDRKVWESLTHFYEVDAWLPYNHVMVNNDAWAGVSDANKAVITECAATATAEGLEASKAYTQFTMDGLAEGGMTVGPAGETLVNELKEIGKTMTAEWLEAAGEDGQAIVDAFNN; encoded by the coding sequence ATGAAAACAGTGAAAACAACAGCCGCGTTGATGGCAGCCTCAGCGCTGACAGCCACTGCCGCGATGGCCGAAACATGGGACATGCCGCTGGCCTATTCAGCAACCAATTTCCATTCCGAAAACGCCGCCAAATTCGGAGAATGTGTCACCGCCGGCACCGGTGGCGAGATCGAGATCGTGACCCATCCTTCGGGTTCCCTGTTCAAGGGTGCCGACATCAAACGCGCGATCCAGACCGGTCAGGTTCCGATCGGCGAACGCCTGTTGTCGGGCCACCAGAACGAAAACGCCGTGTTCGGCTTTGACAGCGTGCCGTTCCTTGCCACGTCATTTGATGCGTCAGGCAAACTTTACGATGCCGCGAAACCGGCGCTTGATAAAATTCTGGCCGATCAGAACCTGACCATTCTCTATTCCGTGCCATGGCCGCCACAGGGGCTCTATTTCAAGAAAGAGGTCAATTCTGTTGCCGATATGGAAGGTATCAAGTTCCGCTCCTACAACAACGCCACCGCGCGTCTGGCCGAACTGACAGGCATGTTGCCCGTGACCATCGAAGCCGCCGAAATTTCGCAGGCTTTTGCAACCGGCGTTGCGGAATCGATGATCTCATCCGGGGCGACGGGCTATGACCGCAAGGTCTGGGAAAGCCTGACGCACTTCTACGAGGTCGACGCCTGGCTTCCCTATAACCACGTCATGGTGAACAACGATGCCTGGGCCGGTGTCAGTGACGCCAACAAGGCCGTCATCACCGAATGCGCGGCAACGGCGACAGCCGAAGGTCTGGAAGCGTCCAAGGCCTACACACAATTCACCATGGACGGTCTGGCCGAAGGGGGCATGACAGTTGGTCCGGCGGGGGAAACCCTTGTCAACGAATTGAAGGAAATCGGCAAAACCATGACAGCCGAATGGCTTGAGGCGGCGGGCGAGGATGGGCAGGCCATCGTCGATGCCTTCAACAACTAA
- a CDS encoding TRAP transporter small permease, with protein sequence MRGLRRTLDFLYALSGVLAACSLVAILLLIVVQMLARWTGEVFPGAPDYAGYAMAAASFLAFASALNKGSHIRVSILLNVVGPRANRILEIWCFTIGTAVAWYVAYYSWRLIGFAIKFNDVSQGQDATPLWIPQMPMLIGAIILAIALTDHLLQLIFTGKHGIVRDLADQSHGE encoded by the coding sequence ATGCGCGGGCTGCGACGCACGCTTGATTTCCTATATGCGCTGTCCGGCGTTCTGGCAGCCTGTAGTCTGGTGGCCATTCTGCTGTTGATCGTGGTGCAGATGCTGGCCCGCTGGACCGGAGAAGTGTTTCCGGGCGCGCCTGATTATGCCGGTTATGCGATGGCAGCGGCGTCCTTTCTGGCCTTTGCCAGCGCGCTGAACAAGGGGTCGCATATCCGCGTGTCCATCCTGTTGAACGTGGTCGGACCGCGGGCGAACCGTATTCTTGAAATCTGGTGTTTCACCATCGGCACGGCGGTGGCGTGGTATGTCGCCTATTACTCTTGGCGCCTGATCGGCTTTGCGATCAAATTCAACGATGTCAGCCAGGGCCAGGATGCGACGCCCTTGTGGATACCGCAAATGCCGATGCTGATCGGCGCGATCATTCTCGCGATCGCGCTGACCGATCACCTGTTGCAACTGATTTTCACCGGCAAACACGGCATTGTCCGTGATCTGGCCGATCAAAGCCACGGAGAATAG
- a CDS encoding TRAP transporter large permease gives MQETYIIILFLFVLFTLLGSGVWVGLALMGVAFVGMELFTTRPVGDTMATTIWSASSSWTLTALPMFIWMGEILYRTRLSEDMFRGLSPWLARLPGGLVHTNIVGCTVFAAVSGSSAATLTTVGKMSIPELRKREYPETMVIGTLAGAATLGLMIPPSLTLIVYGVTINESITKLFFAGILPGLFLASMFMAYVAIYATVSKRWNPAVEPKMTFAQKVSNSRFLIPVILLITVVIGSMYLGIATATEAAAFGVIGSLLLAAGQGSLSWRTFTESLMGATRTSAMIALILAGAAFLSLSMGFTGLPRGLADLIATLELTRFELLMVLLVFYIILGCFLDGISSVVLTMAVVEPMVREAGIDLIWFGIFIVVVVEMAQITPPIGFNLFVLQGMTEHEMSFIAKAAIPMFLIMVLMVFVLIAFPEIATWLPDNLRAGPNG, from the coding sequence ATGCAGGAAACCTATATCATCATTCTGTTTCTCTTCGTTCTGTTCACTCTGCTGGGGTCCGGTGTCTGGGTCGGTCTGGCGCTGATGGGGGTGGCCTTTGTAGGAATGGAACTGTTCACCACCCGCCCCGTGGGCGATACGATGGCCACAACGATCTGGTCGGCATCTTCGTCTTGGACCCTGACGGCGCTGCCCATGTTTATCTGGATGGGCGAAATTCTTTATCGGACACGATTGTCCGAAGACATGTTTCGCGGCCTTAGCCCGTGGCTGGCGCGCCTGCCCGGCGGGCTGGTGCACACCAATATCGTTGGCTGTACCGTATTTGCCGCCGTATCGGGATCATCGGCAGCCACGCTGACCACGGTCGGCAAAATGTCGATCCCCGAATTGCGCAAACGGGAATATCCCGAAACCATGGTGATTGGCACATTGGCCGGTGCGGCCACACTTGGCCTGATGATCCCGCCATCGCTGACGCTGATCGTCTACGGTGTCACCATCAATGAAAGCATCACCAAACTGTTCTTTGCCGGTATCCTGCCGGGGTTGTTTCTGGCGTCGATGTTCATGGCCTATGTGGCGATCTATGCGACCGTGTCCAAACGCTGGAATCCGGCGGTGGAACCCAAGATGACCTTTGCGCAGAAAGTATCCAATTCCCGGTTCCTGATTCCGGTGATCCTGCTGATCACTGTTGTGATCGGGTCGATGTATCTGGGCATCGCCACCGCGACCGAAGCGGCCGCGTTCGGTGTCATCGGATCGCTGCTGCTGGCGGCGGGGCAGGGATCGCTGTCGTGGCGCACCTTCACCGAAAGCCTGATGGGGGCCACCCGCACCAGCGCGATGATTGCCCTGATCCTTGCAGGGGCCGCGTTTTTGTCGCTGTCGATGGGGTTCACCGGTCTGCCGCGCGGCTTGGCTGATCTGATTGCCACGCTGGAATTGACGCGATTTGAATTGCTGATGGTTTTGCTGGTGTTCTACATCATTCTGGGCTGTTTTCTGGATGGCATTTCATCGGTCGTGCTGACGATGGCCGTGGTCGAACCCATGGTGCGCGAGGCGGGGATCGATCTGATCTGGTTCGGCATCTTTATTGTCGTCGTGGTGGAAATGGCGCAGATCACGCCGCCCATCGGGTTCAATCTGTTCGTGCTGCAGGGCATGACCGAACACGAGATGAGCTTTATCGCCAAGGCGGCGATCCCGATGTTCCTGATCATGGTACTGATGGTGTTCGTGCTGATCGCCTTTCCCGAGATTGCAACTTGGCTGCCCGATAATCTGCGTGCCGGTCCGAACGGGTAG